Proteins from a genomic interval of Helicoverpa armigera isolate CAAS_96S chromosome 9, ASM3070526v1, whole genome shotgun sequence:
- the LOC110369744 gene encoding F-BAR domain only protein 2 — protein MSVNFVDYFANEHNGYDILYQNMKYGLIASKELSEYLRERSNIEETNSKSLAKLAKQANSNCAQGTFAPFWGVLKCSAEKLSNLHQHMFQKLSELVKDVARYAEELHKKHKAVKDSESNTLEVVLLIQNTKQALQKAKDVYTTKSAELEKLRKDNASTKDIEKAEVKIKKLHEDYKQLAEKYNLVKQDFEKKMTQSCKHFQDVEEAHLKQMKQFVNSYADIIQNNHDLMGQVHRDFKHQCLELTAEKLLEQFLIEKYNAIEKAVLVELPLSLPKPGSANNSISEADQISTVSNGSHKPPQPAKAPKKEPSFATKTSRRTTSLLNLFTPNFQNKEEPSGSIEGAAPCSAPSSPSGTPATPVVPDKDDNMGRTTLRESKWFLRSRRTKPKLKKTKKKKDEISENSNPGEKSDLEEKEEEVQAKDDLMNSPEVDEEGYCIRPKDEKGSVYSSTDSDSEEEREQKIHVEIKPISNGCNPISASVDELRATVENISLYKIGTTTRRGSNANTSKASSDLLDLNFFQSPTVSNPASPHGNVSNPYAPLQGNQSHLLESPTPVSNADVGDLFSEVGEMGSTVRTSTPTMSSISLPRPPSRRSEGDFRAAGSSGSRGPSPLTIGMADTIPLAVAFHEIIHSYFRGTEESKCQVKMSGDMMLSFPTGIVGVLANNPNPAKLCFRLKNIHRLDNVLPNKQLISINAMMSTRDNTVVEFNMPALTSLLKRQSEKNPTAQYFNVDILKYQIRPKTGAASCPLQMVSYWKCEQDHTDLKVDYKYNLHAMSPPSPLLNVSVCVPMNGAVKNVIAMPKTAWSGESEQAMWRFTELSQHSEDRGVGSLKARFELAKGPSSKATISAQFNCEGATLSGIEFELIGSGYRLSLVKRRFVSGKYICDSDLN, from the coding sequence ATGAGTGTCAACTTTGTGGATTATTTCGCCAACGAGCACAATGGATACGATATATTATATCAAAACATGAAATACGGACTGATCGCCAGCAAAGAGCTCTCAGAGTACCTTAGGGAGAGATCGAATATAGAAGAGACGAATTCTAAATCGTTAGCTAAATTAGCGAAACAGGCGAATAGTAACTGCGCGCAGGGAACGTTCGCACCCTTCTGGGGCGTGTTGAAATGTTCCGCCGAGAAACTGTCCAACTTACATCAACACATGTTCCAGAAGTTAAGTGAACTGGTCAAAGATGTAGCTAGGTATGCTGAGGAGCTTCACAAGAAGCACAAGGCCGTCAAGGACTCTGAGTCCAACACGTTAGAGGTAGTGTTGCTGATACAGAACACTAAACAGGCATTACAGAAGGCTAAAGATGTGTACACAACAAAGTCTGCTGAGTTAGAGAAACTGAGAAAAGACAATGCATCTACTAAAGATATTGAAAAGGCTGAGGTTAAGATTAAGAAGCTCCACGAAGACTATAAACAATTAGCTGAGAAGTACAATCTAGTGAAACAAGATTTTGAGAAGAAAATGACCCAGTCATGTAAACACTTCCAGGATGTGGAGGAAGCAcatctaaaacaaatgaaacagtTTGTTAACTCTTATGCAGACATCATACAGAACAACCATGACCTCATGGGACAAGTGCACAGGGACTTCAAGCACCAATGTCTGGAATTAACTGCGGAAAAACTGCTGGAACAGTTTCTCATAGAGAAATACAATGCTATAGAGAAGGCAGTTTTAGTTGAACTACCTCTTTCATTACCTAAGCCAGGGTCGGCTAACAACTCTATATCAGAGGCTGACCAGATATCTACTGTCTCAAATGGATCACACAAACCTCCACAGCCAGCTAAGGCACCAAAGAAGGAGCCATCATTTGCTACTAAGACTTCAAGGAGAACTACCTcacttttgaatttgtttacacCTAATTTCCAAAATAAGGAGGAACCCAGTGGAAGTATTGAGGGTGCGGCGCCTTGCTCTGCACCATCCAGCCCCAGTGGAACACCAGCTACCCCAGTGGTACCTGATAAGGATGACAATATGGGCCGCACTACTCTTAGAGAATCCAAATGGTTCTTGCGTAGTAGGAGAACTAAGCCTAAGCTGAAAAAGACCAAAAAGAAGAAAGATGAGATATCAGAAAATTCTAATCCTGGTGAAAAGTCTGATTTGGAGGAAAAAGAGGAAGAGGTACAAGCTAAAGATGATTTAATGAACTCCCCAGAAGTTGACGAGGAAGGTTATTGCATTAGACCCAAAGATGAGAAAGGGAGTGTGTATTCCTCTACAGATTCAGATTCAGAGGAGGAGAGGGAACAGAAGATCCATGTTGAAATTAAACCCATAAGCAATGGTTGTAACCCCATATCAGCTAGTGTGGATGAGCTTAGAGCAACAGTGGAAAACATCTCCCTGTATAAAATTGGTACAACAACAAGGCGTGGCTCAAACGCAAACACCAGTAAAGCAAGTAGTGACTTATTAGACCTGAACTTCTTCCAAAGTCCCACAGTGAGTAACCCCGCGTCGCCGCACGGCAATGTCTCCAATCCCTATGCTCCTCTTCAGGGCAATCAGTCACATTTACTCGAGAGCCCTACTCCTGTCTCCAACGCTGATGTTGGAGATCTGTTTTCTGAAGTGGGTGAGATGGGTTCTACTGTTCGAACTTCGACGCCTACGATGTCGTCTATCTCGCTCCCTCGACCTCCCTCGAGGCGTTCTGAAGGTGACTTCCGCGCTGCAGGCTCGTCGGGGTCACGAGGTCCTTCCCCCCTCACAATCGGCATGGCGGATACTATACCGCTAGCTGTCGCGTTCCACGAGATTATTCACTCGTACTTCCGTGGTACGGAAGAGTCCAAGTGCCAAGTTAAAATGTCAGGAGACATGATGCTCTCCTTTCCCACTGGTATCGTAGGCGTATTGGCTAACAACCCGAACCCAGCTAAATTATGTTTTAGACTGAAAAACATACACAGATTGGACAATGTCCTACCTAATAAACAATTGATTAGTATTAACGCGATGATGTCGACGCGCGATAACACGGTAGTCGAGTTCAACATGCCTGCTCTAACATCTCTCCTCAAACGGCAGTCGGAAAAGAATCCGACAGCGCAATACTTCAATGTGGACATACTGAAATACCAAATACGGCCGAAAACCGGTGCTGCGTCATGTCCCCTCCAAATGGTATCTTATTGGAAATGTGAGCAGGATCATACCGACTTGAAGGTGGACTACAAATACAATCTGCACGCTATGAGCCCGCCGTCTCCACTGCTGAACGTgtctgtgtgcgtgcctatgaACGGGGCCGTCAAGAACGTGATCGCCATGCCGAAGACGGCGTGGAGCGGCGAGAGCGAGCAGGCGATGTGGCGCTTCACGGAGCTGTCGCAGCACTCGGAGGACCGGGGCGTGGGCTCGCTGAAGGCGCGCTTCGAGCTCGCCAAGGGCCCTTCGAGCAAAGCCACGATTTCGGCGCAGTTCAACTGCGAGGGCGCGACCCTCTCCGGCATTGAGTTCGAGTTAATAGGCAGCGGCTACCGGCTGTCGCTCGTCAAGCGCCGCTTCGTCTCCGGCAAATACATTTGTGATAGTGATTTGAACTGA
- the LOC110369740 gene encoding sin3 histone deacetylase corepressor complex component SDS3: MQLLRVSSTMSCQGSYSGPGDEYDFEDDGYDDLDGYRDREDTLPSAPPVDDSDEDTEEASETDIPNNDEPLEVKEQLYQDKLANLKKQLQQLEDGIHPEFLRRVKRLEHQLHERLRINKIYREHMYDVVEREYIAEKKAAAKEFEEKKIELRENLLNDFEDKRKMIESERHSMELNGDSMEVKPVMKRILRRRANEPAPAPEKRRKPLTTTLTFQLDERDIDADLRAIARHSPPRHAPAHTLPRKHYNSSTCESPVRESGETTETRVEDGKLLYERRWYHRGQSVSVEGRDLPKFPGHIHAITDEAIWVKKTNLERVRIYISQLARGKVTLKRRAS, from the exons ATGCAACTATTACGCGTCTCCTCTACTATGTCTTGCCAAGGATCATATTCGGGCCCCGGGGACGAGTATGACTTCGAGGACGATGGGTACGACGACCTGGACGGGTACAGAGACAGAGAAGACACGTTACCATCAGCACCGCCAGTCGACGACAGTGACGAAG ACACAGAAGAAGCCAGTGAGACAGACATACCAAACAATGACGAGCCACTTGAAGTTAAGGAACA ATTATACCAGGATAAGCTAGCAAACCTGAAGAAGCAGCTACAGCAGTTGGAAGACGGCATCCACCCAGAGTTCCTCAGGAGGGTCAAGAGGCTAGAGCACCAGCTGCACGAGAGGCTAaggataaacaaaatatatag GGAACACATGTACGATGTAGTAGAAAGAGAGTACATAGCAGAGAAGAAGGCAGCAGCGAAAGAGTTTGAAGAGAAGAAGATAGAGTTGAGGGAAAACCTGCTGAACGACTTCGAGGACAAGAGGAAAATGATTGAGAGTGAACGCCACAGTATGGAGCTAAATGGAGATTCTATGGAG GTTAAGCCCGTAATGAAGCGCATATTAAGACGGCGGGCTAATGAGCCTGCGCCGGCGCCGGAGAAGCGCCGCAAGCCGCTGACGACGACGCTGACGTTCCAGCTCGACGAGCGCGACATCGACGCCGACCTGCGCGCCATCGCGCGACACTCGCCGCCGCGACATGCGCCCGCGCATACACTGCCTAGGAAGCACTACAATTCTAGTACTT GTGAGTCCCCGGTGCGTGAGAGCGGCGAGACGACGGAGACGCGCGTGGAGGACGGCAAGCTGCTGTACGAGCGGCGCTGGTACCATCGCGGACAGAGCGTCTCCGTGGAAGGACGGGACCTGCCCAAGTTCCCTGGACACATACATGCCATTACTGATGAGGCG ATATGGGTAAAGAAAACAAACCTGGAGCGGGTACGGATATACATATCTCAGTTAGCCCGCGGTAAAGTGACGTTAAAACGACGCGCGTCATAG
- the LOC110369745 gene encoding SH3 domain-binding protein 5 homolog isoform X2, translated as MGVNYVELEKLNAATDEINKLELELDESMKTFHLLLNETSRRLQAWTKRLGTCVDKSRPYYDAVGVATTARQECQKAAVQFQRASELHAAAKETVTLAEQRFVSKQDEWQFDSNWQEVLNHAIIKVMDAEKRKAESGREHQKKAAAYIAAEKKVTQLEENLKRNIIKSRVYFEEKKLCDEQLQTQNEKIEKLQRLIADAKFRYSKSLKALEKISEEIHRRRGEYPPDKDSIPVGPREPGVGAERDAIHDEDAAKAEHEKDEDSSLQELRMRVRELASKPIEKDIETDEAWALELNETINKLDQLLMMKENNQQKRSKFTASSPRNSSAPSTSTNSGKYSHPPSDSWKTDTNLTRTKSISKDVVYEHSNPPIAKTEKSKSMMSLDVLALARDTNMMDRESYLKAVIEDKSPTGTYTESNSDRNDTPDEILMVECDSSDSNQNPVIRMTSSTVSDSDNS; from the exons ATGGGCGTAAACTAT GTGGAGTTGGAGAAGCTCAATGCGGCCACAGACGAGATTAATAAGCTGGAACTTGAGCTAGAT GAGTCTATGAAGACATTCCACCTGCTTCTGAACGAGACATCACGGCGGCTGCAGGCGTGGACCAAGAGGTTGGGCACCTGCGTGGACAAGTCCAGACCTTATTACGACGCTGTAGGAGTCGCCACTACAGCGAGACAGGAGTGCCAGAAGGCTGCTGTCCAGTTTCAAAGGGCTAGTG AGCTGCATGCTGCTGCAAAAGAGACAGTCACTCTAGCTGAGCAGCGGTTCGTGAGCAAGCAGGATGAGTGGCAGTTCGACAGCAACTGGCAGGAGGTGCTCAACCATGCCATCATCAAG GTCATGGACGCTGAAAAACGTAAGGCGGAGAGTGGACGTGAACATCAGAAGAAAGCGGCCGCATATATAGCAGCTGAGAAGAAG GTGACGCAATTAGAAGAGAATCTAAAACGCAACATCATCAAATCGCGAGTATACTTCGAGGAGAAGAAACTGTGCGACGAACAACTGCAAACACAGAACGAAAAGATTGAGAAGCTGCAGCGTCTCATCGCTGACGCCAAGTTCCGATACTCCAAGTCTCTCAAAGCCCTCGAGAAGATTTCTGAAGAAATTCACAGAAGACGCGGAGAATATCCTCCAGATAAAGACAGTATTCCTGTAGGGCCGAGAGAGCCAGGAGTCGGAGCTGAAAGAGATGCCATCCATGACGAGGACGCTGCCAAAGCTGAACATGAGAAAGACGAAGACTCCAGTCTTCAAGAACTGAGGATGAGAGTCAGAGAACTGGCTTCTAAGCCAATAGAGAAGGACATAGAAACTGATGAAGCATGGGCTTTGGAATTGAACGAGACTATCAACAAACTAGACCAGTTGCTGATGATGAAGGAAAATAACCAGCAGAAGAGGTCTAAATTCACCGCAAGCTCCCCAAGAAATTCTAGTGCGCCGTCAACTAGTACTAACTCAGGGAAGTATAGTCACCCACCGAGTGATAGCTGGAAAACTGACACTAACTTAACCAGGACTAAATCTATTAGCAAAGACGTTGTGTACGAACACAGTAACCCACCGATTGCGAAGACCGAGAAGTCAAAAAGCATGATGTCTTTAGACGTGCTCGCTTTAGCTCGAGATACCAATATGATGGATAGGGAATCATACTTGAAAGCGGTTATAGAAGACAAGTCCCCCACCGGGACGTATACAGAGAGCAATTCCGACAGAAATGATACTCCAGACGAAATTCTGATGGTGGAGTGTGACTCCAGTGATTCTAATCAGAACCCAGTCATTAGAATGACGAGTTCCACGGTATCTGACAGTGACAACAGTTAA
- the LOC110369745 gene encoding SH3 domain-binding protein 5 homolog isoform X1, with protein sequence MEESSFTIPADDNGDTELDPRIQVELEKLNAATDEINKLELELDESMKTFHLLLNETSRRLQAWTKRLGTCVDKSRPYYDAVGVATTARQECQKAAVQFQRASELHAAAKETVTLAEQRFVSKQDEWQFDSNWQEVLNHAIIKVMDAEKRKAESGREHQKKAAAYIAAEKKVTQLEENLKRNIIKSRVYFEEKKLCDEQLQTQNEKIEKLQRLIADAKFRYSKSLKALEKISEEIHRRRGEYPPDKDSIPVGPREPGVGAERDAIHDEDAAKAEHEKDEDSSLQELRMRVRELASKPIEKDIETDEAWALELNETINKLDQLLMMKENNQQKRSKFTASSPRNSSAPSTSTNSGKYSHPPSDSWKTDTNLTRTKSISKDVVYEHSNPPIAKTEKSKSMMSLDVLALARDTNMMDRESYLKAVIEDKSPTGTYTESNSDRNDTPDEILMVECDSSDSNQNPVIRMTSSTVSDSDNS encoded by the exons ATGGAAGAGTCCTCATTCACGATCCCGGCCGACGACAATGGTGATACTGAGCTCGACCCTAGAATACAG GTGGAGTTGGAGAAGCTCAATGCGGCCACAGACGAGATTAATAAGCTGGAACTTGAGCTAGAT GAGTCTATGAAGACATTCCACCTGCTTCTGAACGAGACATCACGGCGGCTGCAGGCGTGGACCAAGAGGTTGGGCACCTGCGTGGACAAGTCCAGACCTTATTACGACGCTGTAGGAGTCGCCACTACAGCGAGACAGGAGTGCCAGAAGGCTGCTGTCCAGTTTCAAAGGGCTAGTG AGCTGCATGCTGCTGCAAAAGAGACAGTCACTCTAGCTGAGCAGCGGTTCGTGAGCAAGCAGGATGAGTGGCAGTTCGACAGCAACTGGCAGGAGGTGCTCAACCATGCCATCATCAAG GTCATGGACGCTGAAAAACGTAAGGCGGAGAGTGGACGTGAACATCAGAAGAAAGCGGCCGCATATATAGCAGCTGAGAAGAAG GTGACGCAATTAGAAGAGAATCTAAAACGCAACATCATCAAATCGCGAGTATACTTCGAGGAGAAGAAACTGTGCGACGAACAACTGCAAACACAGAACGAAAAGATTGAGAAGCTGCAGCGTCTCATCGCTGACGCCAAGTTCCGATACTCCAAGTCTCTCAAAGCCCTCGAGAAGATTTCTGAAGAAATTCACAGAAGACGCGGAGAATATCCTCCAGATAAAGACAGTATTCCTGTAGGGCCGAGAGAGCCAGGAGTCGGAGCTGAAAGAGATGCCATCCATGACGAGGACGCTGCCAAAGCTGAACATGAGAAAGACGAAGACTCCAGTCTTCAAGAACTGAGGATGAGAGTCAGAGAACTGGCTTCTAAGCCAATAGAGAAGGACATAGAAACTGATGAAGCATGGGCTTTGGAATTGAACGAGACTATCAACAAACTAGACCAGTTGCTGATGATGAAGGAAAATAACCAGCAGAAGAGGTCTAAATTCACCGCAAGCTCCCCAAGAAATTCTAGTGCGCCGTCAACTAGTACTAACTCAGGGAAGTATAGTCACCCACCGAGTGATAGCTGGAAAACTGACACTAACTTAACCAGGACTAAATCTATTAGCAAAGACGTTGTGTACGAACACAGTAACCCACCGATTGCGAAGACCGAGAAGTCAAAAAGCATGATGTCTTTAGACGTGCTCGCTTTAGCTCGAGATACCAATATGATGGATAGGGAATCATACTTGAAAGCGGTTATAGAAGACAAGTCCCCCACCGGGACGTATACAGAGAGCAATTCCGACAGAAATGATACTCCAGACGAAATTCTGATGGTGGAGTGTGACTCCAGTGATTCTAATCAGAACCCAGTCATTAGAATGACGAGTTCCACGGTATCTGACAGTGACAACAGTTAA